From the genome of Ziziphus jujuba cultivar Dongzao chromosome 6, ASM3175591v1, one region includes:
- the LOC132803996 gene encoding putative receptor-like protein kinase At3g47110, with the protein MVLNLKPLNLFGSIPPSIGNLTYLTEIHLQNNSFHGEIPQEMGHLLQLQLLNLSYNSFGETILLEPFHLGLETSLLWPLFRLVKTIFKSIPEDLGHLTGLGRFILTQNNLSGVVPPSIYNISSMFYLTFTVNQLHGNLPQDIGLALSNLKVFAGGVNKLTGPIPVSLSNCSALEVLDFAQNDIIGTVPDTLGRLRNVYRINFENNRLGHGNASDLNFFRSLPNCSVLEVLGMGSNYFAGELPTSIVNLSSYMRIFTISGNFIHGNIPNGIENLVNLILLGLGNNQLGGSVPEAIGKLHKLQVVSMDGNKFSDSISLSLGNLTSLTILLMQENMFEGTIPHSLGNCKNLMTPNLSSNSLNGTIPREVIGLSSLSISLPLSDNFLTGALPSEVSLLKNLGELDISRKQVIR; encoded by the exons ATGGTATTGAACCTCAAGCCTCTAAACCTGTTTGGTTCAATCCCACCTTCAATAGGAAATCTCACTTACCTCACTGAAATCCACCTGCAAAACAACAGCTTTCACGGTGAAATTCCTCAAGAAATGGGTCATCTTCTGCAGCTGCAGCTTCTTAATTTATCTTACAATTCCTTTGGTG AAACAATTTTACTGGAACCATTCCACCTTGGATTGGAAACTTCACTTCTCTGGCCGCTCTTTCGTTTagtgaaaacaattttcaaaagtaTACCTGAAGATCTTGGCCACCTAACAGGCTTGGGGAGATTCATACTCACTCAAAATAATCTCTCTGGTGTTGTTCCCccttcaatttataatatttcttcCATGTTCTATTTAACATTTACTGTGAACCAGCTGCATGGAAATTTACCACAAGACATTGGCCTTGCTCTTTCTAATCTCAAAGTATTTGCCGGCGGAGTTAACAAACTCACAGGCCCTATTCCAGTATCACTGTCAAATTGTTCTGCACTTGAGGTGCTTGATTTTGCTCAAAATGATATCATTGGGACAGTTCCTGATACACTAGGAAGATTGAGAAATGTGTATAGGATTAATTTCGAGAACAACAGACTGGGACATGGAAATGCCAGTGACCTGAATTTTTTCAGGTCTTTGCCTAATTGTTCTGTTCTAGAGGTGTTGGGTATGGGTAGCAATTATTTTGCTGGAGAACTGCCTACATCCATAGTTAACCTTTCATCCTATATGCGTATATTTACTATTTCTGGGAATTTCATACATGGAAATATTCCAAATGGGATAGAGAACCTTGTTAACTTGATCCTTCTAGGATTGGGAAATAACCAGTTAGGGGGCAGTGTCCCTGAAGCAATAGGGAAGCTTCACAAGTTACAGGTAGTGTCCATGGATGGAAATAAGTTTTCCGATTCTATTTCTCTTTCCTTGGGTAACTTAACTTCATTGACCATTCTCCTTATGCAAGAGAACATGTTTGAGGGAACCATACCTCATAGCCTCGGAAACTGCAAAAATTTGATGACCCCTAACCTTTCTAGTAATAGTCTGAATGGCACCATTCCCAGAGAGGTCATTGGCCTTTCTTCCCTTTCAATTTCTCTGCCACTGTCTGATAATTTCCTGACCGGTGCCTTACCATCTGAAGTGAGCCTCTTGAAAAATCTTGGCGAGTTGGATATATCAAGAAAACAAGTTATCAGGTGA